The genomic interval CAGCGAACCACCCCTGCCCGACGCCGAGCCCCTCACCAGCGAGCCGCCGCTCGCCGACGCCGCCGCCCTGACCAGCGAGTCCGACGCTTACCTGGAGCCGTAGATGGTGGCGCCCCCCGGTCCGGAGCTGTCCCGGCTCGCCGAGTCGTACGGCATCGCCACGTCCTACCGCCCCTCCCCGGACCGTACGGTCGCCGCCTCCGCCACCGCCGTCACCCTGGCCCTGGCCGCCCTCGGCGTCGACGCCGGCGACCCGGCCGCCGCCCTCGCGGCCCGGGAACGCGAACTGCGCGCGCGCCTGCTGCCGCCCACGGTGGTGTGCTGGAGCGGCAGCCCGCCCGCCTTCGTCGCCGACCTGCCCGCGGGCACCCGGCTGCGCATCACCACCGAACAGGGCGAGACCCGCGCCGCCGCCGACCAACTCCCGCCCGGCGTCCACCGGTTGACCGCCACCGCGCCCGACGGCCGCACCGCCGACGCCCACCTGATCGTGGCCCCGCCGCGACTGCCCGCGCCGCCGGGGCGGTCGTACGGCCTCCTCGTCCAGCTCTACTCCCTGCTCTCGCAGCACTCCTGGGGCATGGGCGACCTCGGCGACCTCGCCGAACTGACCTCCTGGGCGGGGCGTGCGCTCGGCGCCGGCTTCGTCCAGGTCAACCCGCTGCACGCGGCCGTGCCCGGCGCCCCCACCGACCCGTCCCCCTACCGGCCGTCCTCGCGCCGCTTCCCCGACCCGGTGCACCTGCGGATCGAGGACATCCCCGAGTACGCCCAGGTCGCGGACTCCGACCGGCTGCGGGCCCTGCGCGAGCGGGCCGGGCGGCTGCGGGAATCCGTGCTGGAGAAGGGCGCGCTGATCGACCGGGACGCGGTGTGGGAACTGAAGCGGGAGGCGCTCGAACTCGTCCGCGAGGTCCCGCTCGGGCCCGGCCGCCGCGCCGCCTACGCCGACTATCTCGCCGAGGGCGGCCAGGCACTGGAGGACCACGCGACCTGGTGCGCGCTGGCCGAGGCGCACGGCTCGGACTGGCGCGGCTGGCCCCCCGGCCTGCGTGACCCGCGATCCGCCGAGACGGCCCGCGCCCGCGGTGAGCTGATGGACCGCGTCGACTTCTTCAGCCGCCTCGCCTGGCTCACCGAGAGCCAGCTCGGCGCGGCCCAGCGCACCGCGCGGGAGGCGGGGATGCCGGTGGGCGTCGTCCACGACCTCGCGGTGGGCGTCCATCCCGAGGGCGCGGACGCGTGGGCCCAGCAGGCGTACTTCGCGGCCGGGATGTCCGTGGGAGCACCTCCGGACGCCTTCAACGCCCGCGGCCAGGACTGGGGCCTGCCGCCGTGGCGCCCGGACCGGCTGGCGGAGTCCGGGTACGCGCCGTACCGGCAGCTGCTGCGGGCCCTGTTCCGGTACGCCGGCGCGCTGCGCATCGACCACGTCATGGGCCTGTTCCGGCTGTGGTGGGTCCCGCAGGGGCAGCCGCCCACGGAGGGCACCTACGTCCGCTACGACGCGGAGGCGATGCTCGCCGTGCTCGTCCTGGAGGCCTCGCGGGCCGGGGCGGTGGTGATCGGCGAGGACCTCGGCACCGTCGAACCCGGGGTGCGGGAGGCGCTGCGCCAGCGGGGCGTGCTGGGGACCTCGGTGCTGTGGTTCGAGCGGGACTGGGAGGGCGACGGACGTCCGCTGCCCCCCGAGCGGTGGCGTGCGGACTGTCTGGCGACGGCGACCACGCACGACCTGCCGCCCACGGCCTCACGTCTGACCGGGGAGCACGTCGAACTCCGGGACGGGCTCGGCCTGCTGACCCGGCCGCTGGACGAGGAACGCGCGGAGGCCGCGGCGGACACGGGGGAGTGGCTGGAACTGCTGGCCCGGCTCGGTCTGCTGCACGGCACCGGCGGCGGCGCCGACCCCTCCTCCGAGGAGGCCCAGATCCAGGCCGTGCACCGGTACCTGCTGAACACCCCGGCCCGCATGGTCGGGGTCTGGCTGCCGGACACGGTGGGGGACCGCCGGCCGCAGAACCTGCCGGGGACGTGGGACCAGTATCCGAACTGGCGGTTGCCCATCGCGGACGGGGAGGGGCGGGCGATGACGCTGGAGGACCTGGCGGGTTCGGCCCGCCTGCACGCCTTGGTGGAGGTGCTGAGGGCACCGTAGGGGCGGGCGCCCACGGGCCCGGGACGCCTCATACGGCACCCCGGACGCGCGGCCCGAACCGCCGTTGGATACTTTGACTCCGTGGACAAGAAGAACGCCCTGCGCGCCGGCGCCCTGGTGGCCGGTACGACGCTGATGATGCTGCTCATGTCGTCCCCCGCCTCCGCGCTGACCCGTGACGACGGCGACGACCCCGGCACGGGCCTGAGCGTCATCGAGACGCTGGGCCTCTTCGTCGTGGCCCCGCTCGTGCTGTTCGGGGTCATCGCCGGCCTGGTGATGGTCCTGGACAAGTCCAAGGAAGAGCACCGGGTGACCAGCCGCAACATCAGGACCAAGCCCACCGAGGCCGAGGCCAAGGCCGGCTCGAAGGCCTGACCCCACTTTTTCCGGGGCGCCGACGGCGCCCTTCCCGTCGCGTTCTCAGGGGCTCGGCGCGGTGAGGTAGCGCTGCACCGTGGGCGCCAGCCACGCCACGATCTCCTCGCGGGCCAGCGCCACGGTCGGCGGCAACCGCAGGACGTACCGGGTCAGCGCGAGCCCCAGCAGTTGGGTGGCGGCCAGCGCGGCCCGCGCGGGGGCCTGCTCCGGGTCCGGACACACCAGCAGGGCCGCCGGCATCACCTGTTCCTGGAAGATGCCCTGCATCCGCTCCGCCCCGGCCTGATTGGTCGCGCCGACCCGCAGCAGCGCGGTGAGCACCTCGTTCTCCTCCCACAGGTCGAGGAAGCGCGACACGAGCGCGCGGCCGATGTCGTGCCGGGGCAGTGAGCCGGGCTCCGGCAGTCCCAGGTCCACGGAGACGGCCGCCGCGAACAGGCCCTCCTTGTTGCCGTAGTAGCGCATCACCATCGACGGATCGATCTGTGCGTCCTTGGCGATGGCGCGGATGGTGGCCCGCTCGTAGCCGTCGGTGGCGAAGCGCTCGCGGGCCGCGGCGAGGATCGCGTCGCGGGTGTCATCGGAGCGGCGGCGGGGGGTTTCGGTCATGCCGACGATCGTAGGTCAACGTCTGTTGGCCAACAAGTGTTGACGCTGTATCGGGGTGGCACTACCTTCGTCAACGGGCGTTGGCAACAAGCGTTGGCAACAGGAGGCCGCGCCACCGTGGTCGAGAGGTACCCGCACCGCGTCAGCAACCTCTCCCGCGCCTTCGCCCTGCATGCCCGCCCCCTCGAACAGCTCGATGCCCGGGGTCAACGGGTACCGTCCGGGTGGTCCGTTAGTGCTCTGAGTCCTGCGTGCCCGCGAGCAGCTTCCGCAACAGGTCGGCCAGTTGGTCGGCCTGTTCGTCGTCGAGGGGGGACAGGGCCGCCGTCTGGGCGGCCAGGCCCGCTGCCACCGCCTCTTCGATGACGGCCAGCCCCTTCTCCGTCAGGGTCACCTGGAGGCCCCGGCGGTCGTGGGGGTCGGGGGAACGGCGCAGGAGGGCGGCGCGCTCCAGTTTGTCCAGGCGGCCCGTCATGCCACCCGTGGTGAGCATCAGCGTGGAGGAGAGCAGGCGGGGGGAGAGGGTGTACGGCTCACCGGCGCGACGCAGGGTGGCGAGGACGTCGAACTCGCCGCGGGAGATGCCGTAGGGGGCGTACACCTTCTCCACGCGGTCGCCCATGGCGCGGGACAGGCGGTAGATGCGCCCGAAGACCTCCATGGCCCTGGTGTCGAGATCGGGCCGCACGGCCGCCCACTGCTCGATGATCGCGTCGACGGCGTCCTTGCGCTCTGCACTCATGCACCGAGTATCCGCAGGCTTCGGCTCGTCCGCAAGAAAGTGGCTTGCGGAAAAGTAGCTTAGGGGTAAGCTACTTTCTTGTAAGTCAACACTGAGAGGGAGTCATGAGGAAGCCGACCACGAACCGCCCCGCCACCATCCTTCTCACCGCCCTCGCCCCCGTCTCCTGGGGCACCACCTACGCCGTCACCACCGAGTTCCTCCCCGCCGACCGGCCGCTGTTCACCGGCATGATGCGTGCGCTGCCCGCGGGGCTCGTGCTGCTCGGCCTCGCCCGGGTGCTGCCGCGCGGTGTCTGGTGGGGGAAGGCAGCCGTGCTCGGCGCGCTGAACATCGGGGCCTTCTTCCCGTTGCTGTTCCTGTCGGCGTACCGGCTGCCGGGCGGGATGGCCGCGGTGGTCGGCTCGGTGGGGCCGCTGATCGTCGTCGGGCTGTCGGCCGTGCTGCTGGGGCAGCGGCCCACCGCCCGGAGCGTGCTCACCGG from Streptomyces sp. CC0208 carries:
- the malQ gene encoding 4-alpha-glucanotransferase, with amino-acid sequence MVAPPGPELSRLAESYGIATSYRPSPDRTVAASATAVTLALAALGVDAGDPAAALAARERELRARLLPPTVVCWSGSPPAFVADLPAGTRLRITTEQGETRAAADQLPPGVHRLTATAPDGRTADAHLIVAPPRLPAPPGRSYGLLVQLYSLLSQHSWGMGDLGDLAELTSWAGRALGAGFVQVNPLHAAVPGAPTDPSPYRPSSRRFPDPVHLRIEDIPEYAQVADSDRLRALRERAGRLRESVLEKGALIDRDAVWELKREALELVREVPLGPGRRAAYADYLAEGGQALEDHATWCALAEAHGSDWRGWPPGLRDPRSAETARARGELMDRVDFFSRLAWLTESQLGAAQRTAREAGMPVGVVHDLAVGVHPEGADAWAQQAYFAAGMSVGAPPDAFNARGQDWGLPPWRPDRLAESGYAPYRQLLRALFRYAGALRIDHVMGLFRLWWVPQGQPPTEGTYVRYDAEAMLAVLVLEASRAGAVVIGEDLGTVEPGVREALRQRGVLGTSVLWFERDWEGDGRPLPPERWRADCLATATTHDLPPTASRLTGEHVELRDGLGLLTRPLDEERAEAAADTGEWLELLARLGLLHGTGGGADPSSEEAQIQAVHRYLLNTPARMVGVWLPDTVGDRRPQNLPGTWDQYPNWRLPIADGEGRAMTLEDLAGSARLHALVEVLRAP
- a CDS encoding TetR family transcriptional regulator translates to MTETPRRRSDDTRDAILAAARERFATDGYERATIRAIAKDAQIDPSMVMRYYGNKEGLFAAAVSVDLGLPEPGSLPRHDIGRALVSRFLDLWEENEVLTALLRVGATNQAGAERMQGIFQEQVMPAALLVCPDPEQAPARAALAATQLLGLALTRYVLRLPPTVALAREEIVAWLAPTVQRYLTAPSP
- a CDS encoding MarR family transcriptional regulator: MSAERKDAVDAIIEQWAAVRPDLDTRAMEVFGRIYRLSRAMGDRVEKVYAPYGISRGEFDVLATLRRAGEPYTLSPRLLSSTLMLTTGGMTGRLDKLERAALLRRSPDPHDRRGLQVTLTEKGLAVIEEAVAAGLAAQTAALSPLDDEQADQLADLLRKLLAGTQDSEH